The genome window CTAAAACTTGGCCTATACCCATTAAAATACCAACTTTCCAAAGCACCTCATAAGAGTATAAAAATACTCCTAAAGCCACTACATTGCTAGTAAAATTTAAGATTTTAGTATTAATGCTTGCATTTTTCATGCTAAAACCAAGAAATATCACGCAAGCAAAAATCCAAAAAGACCCTGTTCCAGGCCCTAAAAAGCCATCATAAAAACCAAGTAATAAACCAAAAGTGATTTGAAAGCTTGTGGTGCTCATTTTAGCTTTATTATGTACATGGCCTAAATCAGGCTTGAAAATAGTATATAAAAAGATTAAAATAAGACAAATTAATACAATGATTTTAACAGCATTTTGATCTATTAATAAAACCGCATAAGTTCCAATGGCTGCACCAATAGCAGTAAATAAAATTCCTAAAGCTATCTTCTCTATATGCATAGATTTTCTATAAGCTAAAACTGCGGTGAGTGAGCCAAAGGTGCTTTGAAGTTTATTGGTAGCTAGGGCTAAATGAGGAGGAATCCCGCAAGCGAATAAAGCAGGTATGGTAATAAGTCCACCACCACCTACAATCGCATCAACACAACCCGCAAAAGCAGCAACAAAAAATAAAATCACATAATAAGTTAATTCAAGCTCCATAAGCTTTCCTTGTTTTGTCCGATTCTATATAGAGCAAAATCATATTTTATAGGATCTTGCGGATCAAATTTTTTAAGACTTTGAGTAAGCTCTAAAACACTTTTAAAATCATAAATCTTACGCTTTAAAAGCTTAAGTTTTAATGAAACTTTATGAGTATGGGTATCTAAAGGTATAAGTAAGTCTTTTTTATCGATATTTTTAAACAAACCCAAATCAAGCTCATCTTTTCTTACCATCCACCTAAGATACATATTGTATCTTTTTAAAGGCCCTTTTGGAGTTTTAAATTCTTTTGAAAAGAAAAACTCATAACCATAGCTTTTATAAGGATTAAG of Campylobacter lari contains these proteins:
- a CDS encoding TSUP family transporter, producing MELELTYYVILFFVAAFAGCVDAIVGGGGLITIPALFACGIPPHLALATNKLQSTFGSLTAVLAYRKSMHIEKIALGILFTAIGAAIGTYAVLLIDQNAVKIIVLICLILIFLYTIFKPDLGHVHNKAKMSTTSFQITFGLLLGFYDGFLGPGTGSFWIFACVIFLGFSMKNASINTKILNFTSNVVALGVFLYSYEVLWKVGILMGIGQVLGAFVGSKLVLKTQGTFIKKLFLTMVALTIVKVAYDYLA